The stretch of DNA AACACCGCCAAGATAGCCGAAACCATAGCCATACGAAGAAATGCGATCCATTTCTTGGTTAGGCGCAACATCCGTTAGAAAACTATCATAAAATAAATTGCCACCGGAATACCCGATAATCGATAGAATATAGATGCCCAATAATAGTTTCCAAGCACTCGTTGGCGCCACACTCAGTCCTAACGTCATCAACATGCCCACCATCGAGAAAATATTGAGCAACCGCTTTTTAGCTTTGGGATAATCAGCTAAGGCCCCCAGTACTGGCGCCAAGATCGAGACTAATAAGGTCCCAATACTATTGGCGTAACCCCAATAAGCCGTCGCGTTCGCCGCCGAAACCCCATTACCTTGCGCAATGGCTTTAAAGTAAACCGGCAGTACCGCCGTCGTAACGATAATACCATAACCTGAATTCGCCCAATCGTAAAAGATCCAGCTCCATTGCGATTTGTTAAACTTCATTCGCGGTCCTCCTTAAAAATCCCATCCAAGCACTTACCGGGCATAGGACCGTCAAAATGTAACCCTAGTAACCGCGCAAAAGTTGGTGCTTCATCCACTAAGTTAGCGCGCTCGATGCGCGCACCCGCTTTGACGGCTGGACCGTTGACTAACAAAGTCGTTTGATAATCCGGCTTAGTTGGATCATAACCGTGTACCCCGTGATAGCGATCAGGTTGGCCCAGAGTAGCTGGATGAACAGGTTCCACCACGAGTGGTCGCCGACTCTCATCCGTAAAGTAATACCCTTCCTTGGCTTCCACCATTAAGGTACAGGCCGGATCAGCGCCACGTTTCGCCGCTTGTTCCCCAGTAATGGCAGTTTCAACACCTTCAACTTCAGCCACCAATTTTTTCAATTTGGCGAGTTCATCAAAGTTACGGGTATAAATGTAGGTCGACCCGTCCGCCGTTTTAGCCATCACTGTCCAGTCATCTTCAAACGTTTGGTCTTGGCGTGGCGTTAACCAGCCCTTTTGAGCAAATAAAGTATTCAAATGAATCATGTGCGTCACGTTAATTTGATAATGATCGCCTAAGATCACAAAATTAGTCTCCGCAAAAGTCCCGGCTCGTTTGGTCGCATCAATCAACTGACCTACATGGTGATCCAACCGATGCAACGCTGCCATTGCTTCCTTTGACCGCACGCCATACCGATGCCGCATACTGTCCATGTCAACCAAGTGAATCATGGTCAAATTAGGCTTTTTGTGCACCAAAGTGTCGACTGCACAGGCGGTAATAAACTCATCCAATTGCGGTTGTTTAATCCCATGCCGCAAATGACCGTATTTTTGATTCATTTTCAATAAAAATAACGGTGAGCTGGCTTTCAACGAAACCAACACTTGATTCGTCCAAATGCGATTAGGAAAGATTTCGGCTAAATTATATGTAATCTTGCTGCCAGCCGTTACTGGCCACAAAAACGCTGCCGTGGTCATTTTTTGTTGCCGAGCTAAATCGTATAATGTCGGAACTTTGACATCCTTTTGATACCAATACCAATCTGGTGACCGTCGTTCTGGTTGGATTTTAGTATTGTTCACAATCCCGTGAACTCGCGGATACTGGCCGGTGATGATGGTCGTATGCGAAGGATAGGTCAAAGTGGGATAGATGCCTGTCACCGATTTGACCCAGGCGCCACCGTTCATTAAATTATTTAATACGGGTAACGCTGCTTGATGTTCTCGCAAATCACGAAAACCGAGCGCATCTAACGAAATAATCACTAAATGCTGATTTGTTGCCATGGTTACCGCCCCTTTTTCATCTTAATTGCTGTCATGTTCAGTTAAATCACTTCATGCTAATTAGTTGAGCCGATTAAATGATACTTTAAAATTATACCGCAGAACTTAACTGAATGTCAGACGGACCTTTTCATCGTGTCGGCATGGGTATGTACTTGCCGCCTTACCGGTCGGTTCGTTTAGGGTGGAAACGTCATGAATCGCTTTTGAGCCACAAAGCGGTCTCAAACGTCGATTTTTGACTAACCGCGGCAAAATTCTCCGCGCTAAGTCAAACGCCACGGCTGAGCCCGAAATGACCCGACCTCTCGGCTAAATCGACTCAACATAGTCATCCCCTCAGTTTTGAGAAAGGACAAAGCTTCTTTGAATTCTCTCTATACTTAGAAATCACCATGCTGTGCCAATGACCATTAATTCCCCCTACCGAAAAAATTTGACACCCACGACCGGGTTTCAATTCGACTGAATAACACGATTTAACGAAGGGCGGGCTGGATGATGCTCAGTGGTGAAATTTCTCTTTGCTGGCGAATTTCCAGCTTAGAGAAAGCCCGGCTTGTGAGACCGCCCTTTGGCTCACAAACGTGGCCACCACGTTCCAGCATCAAGCCAGACCAACCGAAGTGGCAAGTTTAGCAATCCCAGCAAAAAAAGCCCAAGTACGCAACTTGGGCTTTGGGGGTTAGACTTAGTTTTCATCGTGCAAATAACCTTGTAACTGTAACCAAC from Lactiplantibacillus brownii encodes:
- a CDS encoding alkaline phosphatase family protein, producing the protein MATNQHLVIISLDALGFRDLREHQAALPVLNNLMNGGAWVKSVTGIYPTLTYPSHTTIITGQYPRVHGIVNNTKIQPERRSPDWYWYQKDVKVPTLYDLARQQKMTTAAFLWPVTAGSKITYNLAEIFPNRIWTNQVLVSLKASSPLFLLKMNQKYGHLRHGIKQPQLDEFITACAVDTLVHKKPNLTMIHLVDMDSMRHRYGVRSKEAMAALHRLDHHVGQLIDATKRAGTFAETNFVILGDHYQINVTHMIHLNTLFAQKGWLTPRQDQTFEDDWTVMAKTADGSTYIYTRNFDELAKLKKLVAEVEGVETAITGEQAAKRGADPACTLMVEAKEGYYFTDESRRPLVVEPVHPATLGQPDRYHGVHGYDPTKPDYQTTLLVNGPAVKAGARIERANLVDEAPTFARLLGLHFDGPMPGKCLDGIFKEDRE